A DNA window from Nymphalis io chromosome 28, ilAglIoxx1.1, whole genome shotgun sequence contains the following coding sequences:
- the LOC126779155 gene encoding uncharacterized protein LOC126779155 — translation MEAILNFLRTYLIGNRFTTKTFPGLVPHIQYHICRSSSNMLLKIENQLLQRHRQRETTGIKKLYNSFFVLF, via the coding sequence ATGGAGGCCATTCTAAACTTCCTGCGAACGTATTTAATCGGCAATCGCTTCACGACAAAAACATTTCCAGGGCTCGTGCCCCACATACAGTACCATATCTGCCGTTCCAGCTCCAACATGCTATTGAAAATTGAGAACCAACTCCTGCAACGGCATCGTCAAAGAGAGACAACCGGTATCAAGAAACTGTATAATTCATTCTTCGTTCTCTTCTAA
- the LOC126779108 gene encoding probable inactive tRNA-specific adenosine deaminase-like protein 3 has translation MEKGPPVKKLKCSDNHHKTPIEIFDKYIQLIDSEKNLKAVLNDEYNQPLKLIKVFVGHIKNVKDISKSVLALNQKIPLKELQHLKRVRRQEVILCPTNFFNDTSSIQDFIECYVPELKDVFEYFKEIEVPLNPPQIDKHYQKAKHIWSCNFHPNKYLEKLTGDDFFPLYDLKNHRLYMRTVFEIAKFYSIKYNIDSIDITKNVNTTIVVDPNLQSIVALSFDNRQHHPLQHSAMLAIDNVAKTQDGGSWNSNESNNQYMGIPEDIMPYLNDKFPSLKYFQKESKNVLENKSKSKEGPYLCTGYYIYMLREPCVMCSMALVHSRARRVFFCIDNSERGALKSKIKLQTIASLNHHFEVFTDFL, from the coding sequence ATGGAAAAGggaccaccagtaaaaaaattaaaatgttcagACAACCATCACAAAACTCCCATCGAAATCTTcgacaaatatatacaattaatagatagtgaaaaaaatctaaaagcAGTTCTAAATGATGAGTACAATCAACCGCTGaagttaattaaagtatttgttggtcatataaaaaatgtgaaagatatatcaaaatcggttctaGCATTGAATCAAAAGATTCCGCTGAAAGAATTGCAACATTTAAAGAGAGTGCGACGGCAAGAGGTTATTTTGTGTCcaacaaatttttttaatgacacaTCGTCCATACAAGATTTTATAGAGTGTTATGTGCCTGAATTAAAAGATGTCtttgaatatttcaaagaaattgAAGTGCCTTTAAATCCACCGCAAATCGATAAACATTATCAAAAAGCAAAACATATCTGGTCGTGCAATTTTCATCCTAACAAATACTTGGAAAAATTAACAGGAGACGACTTCTTTCCCttgtatgatttaaaaaatcatagatTATACATGAGAACTGTTTTCGAGATTGCTAAATTTTATtcgattaaatataacattgattCTATTGATATAACTAAAAACGTAAATACGACAATTGTTGTTGATCCCAATTTGCAGAGTATTGTTGCTCTGTCTTTTGATAATAGACAACATCATCCTTTACAGCATTCAGCAATGCTCGCCATAGACAATGTGGCAAAGACACAAGACGGTGGTTCGTGGAATTCAAATGAAAGTAACAATCAATACATGGGTATTCCTGAAGATATTATGccatatttaaatgataaattccCATCTTTGAAGTATTTTCAAAAAGAGTCAAAGAATGTTCTagaaaataaaagcaaatcTAAAGAAGGGCCTTATTTATGCACTGGCTATTACATCTATATGTTAAGAGAACCGTGTGTCATGTGTTCTATGGCGTTGGTGCATTCGAGGGCACGACGTGTATTTTTCTGCATCGACAACAGTGAACGTGGAGCTTTGAAGTCTAAGATTAAACTACAAACCATTGCATCGTTGAACCACCATTTTGAGGTGTTTActgattttttataa